A region from the Acyrthosiphon pisum isolate AL4f chromosome A1, pea_aphid_22Mar2018_4r6ur, whole genome shotgun sequence genome encodes:
- the LOC107882283 gene encoding uncharacterized protein LOC107882283, translated as MSKVSTEISGRATTDQMIALNGFLKVDPQLLSGKFSSTFTFKIAQKRWEIIAESLNAMPGAVKSWNKWRKTFQDNRTKTKSKHSMIRADMRKTGLNTPCSSLSVVENDTLELINPTSISGHTSSNASKAYFAFDDDSDLGTQQLDDNIVTVDMSEVLLQEENSIPFGTSSPLPNPNINSINDPIKSMFKINFPVRAVVSLTIQFSLNFL; from the exons ATGTCGAAAGTCTCTACAGAAATTTCAGGCCGAGCAACCACCGACCAAATGATTGCTTTGAACGGTTTTTTAAAGGTCGATCCACAACTACTAAGTGGTAAGTTTAGTAGTACGTTCACCTTTAAGATTGCTCAAAAACGATGGGAAATTATTGCCGAATCATTAAATGCCATGCCCGGGGCTGTTAAAAGTTGGAACAAATGGCGTAAA ACATTTCAAGACAATCGTACTAAGACAAAATCAAAACATTCGATGATTCGTGCAGATATGAGGAAAACTGGTCTAAACACTCCTTGCTCTAGCCTTTCTGTGGTTGAAAATGATACGTTGGAGCTGATCAACCCAACTAGCATTTCTGGTCACACATCGAGCAACGCTTCTAAAGCTTATTTTGCGTTTGACGATGACTCTGATTTAGGGACACAACAACTTGATGACAATATTGTCACAGTTGATATGAGTGAAGTTTTGCTACAGGAAGAAAATTCCATTCCATTTGGTACCTCATCTCCTCTTCCAAATCCTAACATCAATTCCATTAATGATCCAATCAAAAGTAtgttcaaaatcaattttcctgTAAGAGCTGTTGTTAGCTTAACCATTCAATTTTCCTTAAATTTCCTTTAA